The Sediminispirochaeta smaragdinae DSM 11293 genome has a segment encoding these proteins:
- a CDS encoding DNA-deoxyinosine glycosylase has product MHHERRLDDIASGKIVAKGFPPLIGDTPRVLILGSMPSLESLRTNRYYGNPRNHFWPLIFAIYGEVLPDSYDSRTAFLKEHRIALWDVLASCRRKGSLDSAIREEVYNDLLGLLFSYPTITSVCFNGRKAETSWLRYSKLKGVAAEKLRPLHYLLLPSSSPIPTGLMKSMEDKLPRWSQLRLLSSPAP; this is encoded by the coding sequence ATGCACCATGAGAGACGACTGGATGACATTGCGAGCGGAAAGATTGTCGCTAAGGGGTTTCCCCCGCTCATCGGCGATACGCCCAGAGTTCTCATCCTGGGGAGTATGCCGAGCCTTGAAAGTCTGCGAACGAACCGCTACTACGGAAATCCCCGGAACCATTTCTGGCCTCTGATCTTTGCAATCTACGGCGAAGTGCTTCCCGATTCATATGATTCACGGACAGCCTTCCTCAAGGAGCATCGCATTGCCCTCTGGGATGTACTTGCCTCGTGCCGACGAAAAGGAAGTCTTGATTCGGCTATTCGGGAAGAGGTGTACAATGATCTGCTTGGCCTGCTTTTCAGCTATCCAACCATTACAAGCGTCTGCTTCAACGGACGAAAGGCCGAAACAAGTTGGCTCCGCTATAGCAAACTGAAAGGCGTAGCTGCGGAAAAGCTTCGACCGCTGCACTATCTTTTACTCCCTTCATCAAGCCCGATTCCGACGGGCTTGATGAAGAGCATGGAGGATAAACTGCCGCGCTGGTCACAGCTTCGGCTTTTGTCCTCTCCCGCACCCTGA
- a CDS encoding ABC transporter permease: MINIIARALLMSTPLLIGATAEVIAERAGVMIIAVEGIFLIGAWGGFVGVYTTGSYLMGFFLAALLGLCVALIYGWITIILKQHQIVTGTALNIFIAGIVAFFHRVIFGVPLLPLTIEPLEKLPIPLLSKIPVIGGLLFDQSILTYIAFLLALAAYFILFKTAVGLVIRSVGENPVAVDVVGISVEKVRMLVILIAGVLGGIAGSFYSVVYLGMYTEGIIGGRGWIAFAICFLGNWNPIGAIIGALIFGVAESIAIYMQSSGGGFLPNEVFIALPYILTIILTISRKQFNVPAKLGVSYVKEN, encoded by the coding sequence ATGATTAACATTATAGCACGTGCACTTTTGATGAGTACCCCTCTTTTGATTGGTGCCACTGCCGAGGTTATCGCGGAACGTGCCGGGGTAATGATCATAGCTGTGGAGGGGATTTTTCTCATCGGAGCCTGGGGCGGCTTTGTCGGTGTCTACACAACAGGAAGCTATCTGATGGGCTTTTTTCTTGCGGCCCTTTTGGGTTTGTGCGTTGCACTTATCTACGGTTGGATCACCATCATTCTCAAGCAGCATCAAATCGTAACGGGAACAGCGCTTAATATTTTCATAGCGGGAATCGTCGCTTTTTTTCATCGTGTCATTTTTGGGGTTCCACTGCTACCGTTGACTATTGAACCGCTGGAAAAGTTACCTATTCCGCTTTTGTCGAAAATACCGGTTATTGGAGGGCTTCTTTTTGACCAAAGCATCCTCACCTATATAGCCTTTCTTTTAGCCCTTGCCGCCTATTTCATCTTATTTAAAACCGCGGTGGGATTGGTCATCCGCTCAGTCGGAGAGAATCCCGTTGCCGTTGATGTTGTAGGTATCAGTGTAGAAAAAGTACGTATGCTCGTCATCCTGATTGCCGGAGTGCTTGGAGGAATAGCAGGATCCTTCTACTCTGTTGTCTATCTGGGAATGTATACCGAAGGTATTATAGGAGGACGGGGCTGGATTGCATTTGCCATCTGTTTTCTCGGAAACTGGAATCCCATCGGCGCAATTATAGGAGCACTTATCTTCGGTGTCGCCGAATCCATTGCAATTTATATGCAATCTTCGGGAGGAGGCTTTCTACCGAACGAGGTGTTCATCGCCCTTCCCTATATCCTGACGATCATACTTACCATAAGTCGAAAGCAATTCAACGTTCCTGCGAAACTCGGCGTCTCATACGTTAAAGAAAATTAA
- the rdgB gene encoding RdgB/HAM1 family non-canonical purine NTP pyrophosphatase produces the protein MNMFVATNNMHKVRELSAILTGWELKLPAEAGIRFEHEEIGSSFMENALGKAQALFTQLKKPVIADDSGLVVPALGGEPGIYSARYGSRPGEANMEAAERNNYLLHKMQGVQERRGFFVCCMALIVGEERIFTVQEIFPGEIAEAPSGEGGFGYDPIFFLPEYGKTAAQLSDDEKNRISHRGRAGMRMAAILDSLRNNA, from the coding sequence ATGAATATGTTTGTGGCAACCAATAATATGCACAAGGTAAGAGAACTTTCGGCCATTTTAACCGGCTGGGAACTCAAACTTCCGGCAGAGGCGGGAATTCGTTTTGAACACGAAGAGATCGGTTCAAGTTTTATGGAAAATGCACTGGGGAAGGCTCAAGCCCTTTTTACTCAGCTGAAAAAGCCCGTTATTGCCGATGATTCGGGATTGGTGGTACCGGCCCTGGGAGGAGAACCCGGAATCTACTCGGCCAGATATGGAAGCCGTCCGGGAGAAGCGAACATGGAAGCTGCTGAGCGCAATAACTACCTCCTTCACAAGATGCAAGGGGTACAGGAACGACGCGGCTTTTTTGTCTGCTGCATGGCACTGATTGTTGGAGAGGAAAGGATCTTTACCGTTCAGGAAATCTTTCCGGGAGAGATAGCAGAAGCGCCTTCCGGCGAGGGAGGGTTTGGCTACGACCCGATCTTTTTTCTTCCCGAATACGGGAAAACGGCGGCACAGCTCTCCGACGATGAAAAGAACAGGATCAGCCATCGGGGCCGTGCAGGGATGCGAATGGCCGCCATTTTGGATTCATTACGAAACAACGCATAA
- a CDS encoding BMP family protein, whose amino-acid sequence MKKISAFLAILLSGGILFAGGAQEASGEKSKPADYKIVLILPGPINDQSWNATNYAGLVACNKELGTNMEYIENVPAGDYESTFRNYAEREYDLIMAAGTQFDEAANKIAPMYPNTTFCVVNGLMAKSENAAPIFPKEYEASYLAGIIAGYLTETGKIATVGGFPNKAMIDLLDVYEATAKQYAQEKRGKSIEAVRAYANSWSDLALGKQMAETMIDNGADVLFFYANQVGLGAIQAAKEKGAMFIGFSSNQNNVAPDTVLASIGFDFATFYKWAVGNYLAGKLEGGKVNKAGLAEGIFVPYYGKSIPKEIKTAVDDATQAAIAGNVDFESMFSGSF is encoded by the coding sequence ATGAAAAAAATCAGTGCCTTTTTAGCCATCCTCCTTTCGGGGGGGATATTGTTTGCAGGAGGGGCCCAAGAGGCTTCGGGGGAAAAAAGCAAACCCGCCGACTACAAAATCGTCCTGATACTTCCCGGTCCCATTAACGATCAAAGTTGGAACGCGACAAACTATGCGGGGCTTGTCGCTTGTAACAAAGAGTTGGGCACCAATATGGAATACATCGAAAATGTTCCGGCCGGCGATTACGAATCGACGTTCAGAAATTATGCCGAACGGGAATACGACCTCATTATGGCCGCAGGTACCCAATTCGACGAGGCTGCCAATAAAATCGCCCCCATGTATCCAAACACCACCTTTTGTGTCGTGAACGGTTTAATGGCAAAATCGGAAAACGCTGCTCCTATTTTTCCCAAAGAATACGAGGCAAGCTATCTTGCTGGTATCATTGCCGGTTATCTTACCGAAACAGGAAAGATTGCAACGGTCGGCGGTTTTCCAAACAAAGCAATGATAGACTTGCTTGATGTATATGAAGCCACGGCAAAGCAGTATGCGCAGGAAAAGCGGGGAAAGAGCATCGAAGCGGTACGAGCGTATGCAAACTCCTGGAGTGACCTTGCTCTTGGAAAGCAGATGGCCGAAACGATGATCGACAACGGCGCCGATGTTCTCTTCTTTTATGCAAACCAAGTTGGTCTCGGCGCCATTCAGGCGGCAAAAGAAAAAGGAGCCATGTTCATCGGCTTCTCCAGCAACCAGAACAATGTCGCACCCGATACCGTTCTGGCAAGTATCGGATTTGATTTCGCCACTTTCTACAAATGGGCCGTTGGGAACTATCTGGCCGGTAAACTTGAAGGCGGTAAGGTAAACAAAGCAGGATTGGCCGAAGGCATTTTTGTTCCCTACTATGGGAAAAGTATCCCAAAGGAAATAAAAACGGCAGTGGACGATGCCACACAAGCCGCAATAGCAGGGAACGTCGACTTTGAATCGATGTTCTCCGGTTCATTTTAG
- the pepF gene encoding oligoendopeptidase F: MSSEQRNTIPERSAIPETDQWDLSSLFSDQKGWDDAYAKLEAGLSTLQSFKGSLGTGPEQLKRYLDTITELELLDERLGYWAHLRTCEDAGNSGHQERFSRYMALATRFAAETSFFTPELLTIDQEKISAWLELDDFADYKVALKKILRFREHTLSEPEERLLAMQAEVRQTPSRTFSNLCDVDFDFGTIETNDGEKPLSQSTFGSFLIDPDRKIREQAYRQFYSVYNQHKNTLATLYEGSIQQDIYLARVKGYGSAREKALFPDQVPEAVYDNLLATVRESLPLLHRYYALKKKALGLRELAHWDVYTPIIGNIKTDYPYEKAVETVTHALSPLGEEYCATIKKGLLGGWVDRYENKGKRSGAFSAGSYAGDPYILLNYKQEVLRDLFTIAHEGGHSMHSWYSAASNPFAHYQYTIFEAEVASTFNEQLLAHYLTEHAENSQMVGYIAAKQADDIVATLFRQTMFAEFEFLVHQQVESGKPLSLDQFRHIYRGLLSDYFGPEFVFIEESDLEGLRIPHFYRAFYVYKYATGLAASMALSNMVLSGGEKERDRYLSFLKSGGRYYPIESLRNAGVDMASPEPIRQALSRFQVILERLEKQV; this comes from the coding sequence ATGAGCAGTGAACAACGCAATACGATACCCGAACGGTCGGCAATACCAGAGACCGACCAGTGGGATCTCTCTTCCCTTTTCTCCGACCAGAAGGGCTGGGACGATGCCTATGCGAAATTGGAAGCGGGGCTCTCCACCCTGCAATCTTTTAAGGGAAGTCTCGGAACGGGTCCGGAGCAACTGAAGCGCTACCTCGATACCATCACCGAGCTCGAACTTCTTGACGAACGACTTGGCTACTGGGCCCATCTGAGAACCTGCGAGGATGCAGGAAACAGCGGGCATCAGGAGCGCTTTTCCCGCTACATGGCCCTGGCAACCCGATTTGCTGCGGAAACAAGCTTCTTTACCCCGGAGCTGCTGACAATCGATCAGGAAAAGATCTCGGCCTGGCTTGAGCTCGATGATTTTGCCGATTATAAAGTCGCCCTTAAAAAGATTCTTCGATTTCGGGAGCATACCCTTTCAGAGCCGGAAGAGCGACTGCTTGCAATGCAGGCCGAGGTCCGGCAGACCCCTAGCCGTACCTTCTCCAACCTCTGTGATGTCGACTTCGATTTCGGCACCATAGAAACAAACGATGGTGAAAAGCCTCTCAGCCAATCCACCTTTGGTTCATTTCTTATAGACCCCGACAGAAAAATCAGGGAACAGGCCTATCGTCAGTTCTATTCGGTATATAATCAGCATAAAAACACCCTGGCAACGCTCTATGAAGGCAGCATTCAGCAAGACATCTATCTTGCCAGGGTGAAAGGCTATGGTTCGGCCAGGGAAAAGGCTTTATTTCCCGATCAGGTACCCGAAGCGGTCTACGATAATCTGCTTGCAACGGTTAGAGAAAGCCTTCCCCTCCTGCACCGCTACTACGCGCTCAAGAAAAAGGCCCTGGGGCTCCGGGAATTGGCCCACTGGGATGTCTATACCCCGATCATCGGCAATATCAAAACGGATTACCCCTATGAAAAGGCCGTCGAGACCGTTACACATGCCCTTAGTCCCCTTGGGGAGGAGTATTGTGCCACCATTAAAAAGGGACTTCTCGGGGGATGGGTCGATCGCTATGAGAATAAAGGAAAGCGCTCTGGAGCCTTTTCCGCCGGATCATATGCGGGAGATCCCTATATCCTTCTCAATTACAAACAGGAGGTGCTTAGGGACCTCTTCACCATAGCCCATGAAGGGGGGCATTCCATGCACTCCTGGTATTCGGCGGCTAGCAATCCCTTCGCTCACTATCAATACACCATCTTCGAAGCAGAGGTGGCATCAACCTTTAACGAGCAGCTCTTGGCCCACTACCTGACCGAGCATGCAGAAAACAGTCAGATGGTTGGTTACATAGCGGCAAAACAAGCGGACGACATTGTAGCCACCCTCTTTCGGCAAACCATGTTTGCTGAATTCGAATTTCTGGTGCATCAGCAGGTGGAAAGCGGCAAGCCGCTAAGCCTCGACCAATTTCGACATATATACCGAGGGCTCTTGAGCGACTATTTCGGTCCGGAGTTCGTCTTCATCGAAGAAAGCGACCTTGAAGGGCTCCGCATTCCACACTTTTATCGGGCCTTCTACGTTTACAAGTATGCCACGGGGCTCGCTGCATCAATGGCCCTCTCTAACATGGTCTTGTCGGGCGGGGAAAAAGAGCGGGATCGCTACCTCTCTTTTCTGAAAAGCGGCGGGCGCTATTATCCAATCGAATCGCTTCGAAATGCAGGGGTGGACATGGCATCCCCCGAACCGATACGCCAAGCTCTGAGTCGCTTTCAAGTGATCCTTGAGCGTCTCGAAAAGCAGGTGTAA
- a CDS encoding ABC transporter ATP-binding protein has protein sequence MDTPFVELKGISKYFAKVVANNNVSFSIHKGEVLALLGENGAGKSTIMKILYGLYQAEEGEIFINGRKTNITSPRDAMGEKIGMIQQHFALVPPHTVTENIVMGSLHGILNNQDLRQRIIDLADHYGFDVDPDSYVKDLPVGLQQKVEILKALYQNVELLIMDEPTAVLTPQEADNLMQFVRQFVEKGNAAVFITHKMNEVMKVADRVVVMRNGAVLGDLEKNGTNEHELSSLMVGKEIFPLENRRRSHSGTGFEVDGLSVTDQRGHKALDNIGFTIGKGEILGIAGVSGNGQQELGDAIIGVLAADSGDIRIDGESICHLTVRERIKKGIGYVHADRHAVGLVLDMSLGENMFLKSSFDRVAAKGIVIDRNRFNDYADKAISDYSIKTSGREEQVKGLSGGNQQKVVVAREVDIGRKLIIFDQPTRGLDLGAIDYVHKTILAERDKGKSILLISTELSEIFALSDRIAVIYNGKLLQTMDRKDAAIEEVGLLMAGITEEEQHEP, from the coding sequence ATGGATACACCATTTGTAGAGTTAAAAGGGATCAGCAAATATTTTGCAAAAGTGGTTGCCAATAATAATGTTTCTTTCTCGATTCACAAAGGGGAAGTCTTAGCACTGTTGGGTGAAAATGGTGCCGGAAAAAGTACGATAATGAAAATCCTCTATGGCCTTTATCAAGCAGAAGAGGGAGAAATTTTCATTAATGGTCGGAAAACGAATATAACGTCTCCACGCGATGCCATGGGGGAAAAAATCGGTATGATCCAGCAACATTTTGCACTTGTACCTCCCCATACCGTTACGGAAAACATCGTAATGGGAAGTCTTCACGGAATCCTTAATAACCAGGACTTAAGGCAGCGCATCATCGACCTTGCCGACCATTACGGCTTTGATGTCGATCCCGACAGCTATGTAAAAGACCTTCCGGTCGGGCTGCAACAAAAAGTCGAAATCCTAAAAGCTCTCTATCAGAATGTTGAGCTCCTGATTATGGATGAACCCACGGCGGTTTTGACACCCCAGGAAGCCGATAATCTAATGCAGTTTGTAAGGCAGTTTGTGGAAAAGGGGAACGCCGCCGTATTTATCACCCATAAAATGAACGAAGTCATGAAAGTAGCAGACAGGGTCGTTGTCATGCGTAATGGAGCGGTGCTGGGGGATTTGGAAAAGAACGGTACCAATGAGCATGAACTGTCGTCACTCATGGTTGGGAAGGAAATTTTTCCTTTGGAAAACCGCAGACGTTCGCATTCAGGCACAGGTTTTGAGGTAGATGGGCTTTCAGTCACAGATCAGCGAGGACACAAGGCTCTTGACAATATCGGCTTTACCATCGGAAAAGGTGAAATTCTGGGCATCGCAGGAGTGAGCGGGAACGGTCAACAAGAGCTCGGAGATGCCATCATCGGCGTATTGGCTGCAGACTCGGGTGATATCAGAATCGACGGAGAGAGTATCTGCCATCTTACCGTGCGGGAACGAATAAAGAAAGGGATTGGATACGTACATGCAGACAGGCATGCGGTCGGTCTTGTTCTGGATATGTCCTTAGGGGAGAATATGTTCCTCAAAAGCAGTTTTGATAGGGTCGCGGCCAAAGGTATCGTTATCGATCGGAACAGATTCAACGACTACGCCGACAAGGCAATCAGCGATTATTCAATAAAAACTTCAGGTCGGGAAGAGCAGGTGAAGGGGCTTTCCGGCGGAAATCAGCAGAAGGTGGTTGTTGCACGGGAAGTCGATATCGGCAGAAAGCTTATCATCTTCGATCAACCGACACGGGGACTCGATCTTGGGGCAATCGATTATGTGCATAAGACGATTCTTGCAGAACGAGACAAGGGGAAAAGTATTCTACTGATTTCGACGGAGTTGTCGGAAATCTTCGCCCTTTCCGACAGAATAGCTGTCATCTACAATGGGAAGCTTCTGCAAACGATGGACCGAAAGGATGCCGCAATCGAGGAAGTGGGGCTGCTTATGGCCGGTATCACAGAGGAGGAACAGCATGAACCCTAA
- a CDS encoding GntR family transcriptional regulator: MEAMLEKSSGIPLYLQLKQILKDAIFKGEYEDGEPLPSGPRLASLYDVTWQTIRRALSELVQEGLVRKIRGKGSFVSIREITYSIWNFNGFTDYVTSLGKKPTSIVLTNEIEHCGKGEKRLRLIRARGIMDDFGNHYRTIDTSLISLTQFPDIDRYDFGSSSLYRVMREVSVLYSPRMALNMMTTISR, encoded by the coding sequence ATGGAAGCAATGTTAGAAAAAAGCAGCGGGATACCATTATATCTGCAGTTGAAACAGATCCTGAAAGATGCGATCTTCAAGGGGGAGTATGAGGATGGTGAACCTCTTCCCTCTGGGCCTCGGCTTGCCTCCCTGTACGATGTTACCTGGCAAACGATAAGACGCGCTTTATCCGAATTGGTACAGGAAGGACTTGTAAGGAAAATTCGAGGGAAGGGCTCATTTGTCAGTATTCGGGAGATCACTTACAGCATATGGAATTTCAACGGTTTTACCGATTATGTCACATCTCTTGGTAAGAAGCCGACATCAATTGTTCTCACCAATGAGATCGAACATTGTGGCAAGGGGGAAAAACGATTACGATTAATCAGGGCAAGAGGAATAATGGATGATTTCGGCAATCACTATCGGACCATCGACACCTCACTCATTTCCTTGACGCAATTTCCCGATATCGATCGCTACGATTTCGGATCATCATCATTATATCGGGTGATGAGGGAGGTTTCCGTGCTCTACAGCCCAAGGATGGCGCTGAACATGATGACGACAATAAGCCGTTGA
- a CDS encoding ABC transporter permease: MNPNMRDLIVSSFLSIFLGLFVSGLLMLFLGANPFSVYGRLFSFLVRDGYTFADIFVKATPLIFTALAFAFTFKANLYNIGAQGQFYIGALTSVAASLLLGPRLPGIFSLFLILIVTALAGGIWGGFVGFVKARFNANDFLVSMMSVYVALALMNYLLRTVLIEAKHEYPQTNPIADKLFIPTIIHGTRLHAGFILAILVAIFCWWFLYKTTIGFRIRVVGLNPVAAGYAGIESGRIYIIAFLISGALAGMAGFTEVNGVQHMLVQDFNTTIGSEGIGIAILANAHPIGIIFGAILFGALKVGGSILGQTSGIPSSIIGIMEGFVMIFVLLSFWVRKKLELRRDIAKLKTGVKR, from the coding sequence ATGAACCCTAACATGCGAGATCTGATCGTATCTTCCTTCCTTTCTATTTTTCTCGGGCTATTTGTAAGCGGGCTGCTCATGCTTTTCTTAGGGGCAAATCCTTTCTCAGTCTACGGACGCCTTTTTTCGTTTCTGGTACGGGACGGATACACCTTCGCCGATATCTTTGTAAAAGCTACTCCTCTTATTTTCACTGCCCTCGCCTTCGCCTTTACCTTTAAGGCCAACCTCTACAATATTGGAGCCCAGGGACAATTTTATATCGGGGCCCTTACATCGGTTGCCGCTTCACTGCTGCTCGGGCCGAGGTTACCGGGGATTTTTTCTCTGTTTCTCATTCTTATCGTAACGGCTCTTGCAGGCGGCATATGGGGGGGCTTTGTCGGTTTTGTAAAAGCCCGTTTTAACGCCAACGATTTTCTGGTTAGTATGATGTCCGTCTATGTAGCCCTTGCGTTGATGAACTATCTGCTCAGAACAGTACTGATAGAAGCAAAGCATGAATATCCACAGACAAACCCAATTGCGGATAAACTTTTTATTCCGACAATCATCCATGGAACAAGGCTTCATGCAGGTTTCATTCTAGCAATCCTGGTCGCCATCTTCTGCTGGTGGTTTCTTTACAAAACAACGATAGGATTTCGGATCCGTGTTGTAGGATTGAATCCCGTAGCCGCCGGCTACGCAGGCATAGAATCCGGTAGGATTTACATCATTGCATTCCTCATAAGTGGCGCACTTGCAGGGATGGCCGGATTCACCGAGGTAAACGGGGTTCAGCATATGCTGGTTCAAGATTTTAATACCACGATAGGGTCGGAAGGAATCGGCATAGCCATTCTGGCAAACGCCCACCCAATCGGCATTATTTTCGGCGCAATCCTCTTCGGGGCCCTGAAGGTAGGGGGATCGATTCTCGGACAGACCTCAGGCATCCCTTCCAGTATCATTGGTATCATGGAAGGTTTCGTCATGATATTCGTCCTATTATCCTTCTGGGTAAGAAAGAAGCTGGAGCTTCGTCGGGATATTGCAAAATTGAAAACCGGAGTAAAGCGATGA